The following is a genomic window from Anser cygnoides isolate HZ-2024a breed goose chromosome 33, Taihu_goose_T2T_genome, whole genome shotgun sequence.
CCCCCTTGTCACCCCCCCAGTCATGGGTGGCCCCTGGGGATTCCCGGTGGGGTTTCCCGTGCCGAGGGGACGGCTGTGGTGACACGGGCATGTGgcggggggacactggggtgaGGGGACAAGGGCAGGAGGTGGCACATGGTGACCCAGGGGACAAGGGTGACAcggcgggggggtggggacaaggggggggtgATGTGGGGGTGCAAGAATGGAGGCAGGGTTGGGGTGACAGCGTGGGGGTGACAGCGGCAGGACCCTGGGGGTGACAGAGTGGTGCAGGACCCATGGAGGGGGAGGACAAAGGTGACAGAGGAGTGACAcagagagcaggaagggggtGATGCAGGGGGGGACAAatcccatgggggggggggggacaagtCCCATGGGGGGGGCCAGGCCTGGGgtgacatggggggggcacagagaacGGGACAGGGGTGACGCAGGGGCAGGATGCTGGAGGGACAGGGGTGGGGTGGCAGGGGGGGAACACGGGGTGACGTGGGGACAGGACCctggggcagcgggggggggggggcgggggaccTGGAACAgaacccccgggggggggggggggggcaggacccccGGGGTGACATGGGGTGACACGGGGCAGGACCCCGGGTGCACactggggggcagggggacagcccCTGGGGGACAAGGCTGGGGACGAGGCAGGGGACACggggtgacacggggggggggcacgggagaCAGGCAGGGGCGAGGTGGGGACGCCGCGGGGGCGTGCAGGGGTGACACCGCAGTGACACCGGGGTGACACCGCAGTGACACCGGGGTGACCCGGGGGTGACCCGCGGTGACCGGGGGGTCACAGCCCGGggcgccccccgcagccccccccccccccagcgccgggGGGGTGACGtagctcccccggccccgccccccgatGACGCGCTCCCACGACATGGCCATATAAGGGAACGCGGCGCGCAGGCCCCGCCCACGCCccgccgaggccccgccccccgccctgcccggtttgccggggggggggggctgcgggggggggggggggggaagcatcCGGAGCACCGGGAGCGGGacgggggcagcgggagcgggggtgggggggctacagggacccccccgggggggggggacagcgggaCCGGGAGAATGGGGGGGGTaacggggatttggggggggagcaatagggatgggggggggtaactgggaggggggggggcaccggggataccgggggggggggggcaccggggatgggggggggcaccggaaCTTGGGAGGGATGCTGAAGGGTctgggcccgggggggggggggacacgcagcACCCCGCTGagcacaggggctgggggctgcatggggtgggggggtccccgtgctggggtgggggggggggcacggtgggTGCATGTCCCGGTGCACGAGCCCGCGGGGTGCGCTCACGTCtctttattccccccccccccccaaccccaaacaaGGGGACTTTGGGGCCACCACGGGGCCACCACGGGGCCACCACGGGGCCACCTCGGGGCCACGCGTCCCCTAGAGCAGCGTGGCCAGCTCGCAGCCCTCGCCgcagcccccgcggccccccagcctctgccgccgccgctgctgggCCCCCTCCCTGCGCCGCCCGCGCTCGGgggggccgcccgccgccgccagcgccTCCGCCGACACCGAGGTCACCGGCGAGGAGCCGCCGCCACCGGGCTCTGCGGGGGAGAGAGGCAGCGTCCGGCCCCCGAGCGACACCCCCCAGGGGTacccggggtccccccccagccctaccGGGGTCACCGCGGTGCCTCGaggccccccccatccccggaACGCGGTGGTGGCCGGGGCTGAGTCCCCGTGGGTGGGGGGCACGCGAACACGGGGGGGCCGCACTCacgctgctgccgccgctcgAGGTCCCGGAGGGCGATGGtggagaggggccgggggggggctccggcgcGGTACAGCTGCAGGGCGGCCAGGAGGTCGGAGGCCAGCGCCACCTCGGCGTCCCACTCGTAGCTCTCGTCCACCGAGGTGTCCCTCCTGCGGGGACaagtgtcggggggggggggtcccatcgccaaccgcccccccccccccaacgccaCGCCTCGACACCCCGCTGtcaccccccagtgcccctccGAGCGCATCCTCACCTCTTTCCAGCACTGCTCGGGGCCGGCTCCGTGCTCATCTTgccctcctgccagctgcccccatcccccgggggggtaccggggccgggcccccccagggacggtgCCAGGGAGGGGGGGCGCAGGAAGGATGCGCTGCCCCGGCCGCTGCTCTGGCTGGTCAAGCTGCCCCGCGGCAACTTCTCCGGGGGGGCCACGTCCCCGGCTTCAGTCCTGCTGCAGGGGGGGCCACGGTGGGGCGGCTCCGGGGGGGCCGGCCaggcgggggggccgggcagaGAGGCCTTGGCGGGGCCCAGCGGCAGCttggggggctggaggagggtggcggcggggggggccgcggccttGGCACATGGGTCCGTGCAgtccggcccccccccggcgtgctgggggggagcggggggctgcggcggtTCCTCGGGGGGGGGCCAGTCGCCGTCCACGCACATCTCCTTAAAGAAGGGCAGGCTCAGGTACTGCAGGATGCCgctctgggctgggggggccgcaGAAGGCTGGGGGCCGGCGGTGGCGGCCGGGGGGGAgtccgggggggggccctggaGGGGCAGCGAGTCCCAgcgggcgctgggggggccggggctgtaAGGCAGAGTGGCGGCGGAGGCCACGGGGCTGACGTCGACGATGCACAGGGCGGCCGCTTCGgccacggggctgctgctgccgtaGCCGAAATagcggccccggcggcggccggccggtgctggggggtccccggggggccggggccgtaACGCCACCCCCTGGTGCCAAACgggctccttctcctcctccggCTGGGGTCCCcggtgtgtgggggggtcccggggcgggggggcgaaGCCGCTCTCCGTCTCGGCGGTCTCCACCACGAAGCGGCCGTCGGGGCCGCGGCGGATGCGCTCCAGGGGGACGTGCTCCCCGACGTGGCTCTCGTAGACGGCGTAGCCGGATCCGGCCCCCGCGATGCTGAGCCCCAGGCTGGTGCCGGCTTTTTCGCCCCACAGCAGCGCCCGGcgcaggctggggcagggggacggcTGCAGCTTCAGCTTGGCCGCGCCGGCCGGGCTACCAGCGCCGtgagaagggctggaaggaaaCGGGGAACGGCTGCGGGATCCCTGTGCCGGCTCCTTTGGACGCCCCCCGTAATTGGGGGGGCTCACGTCGGGCATCCCCCGGGTGGTGCCGTGCCCTGCGGGACTCGGCAGCCCTGCTCCGGCTGctccctgcttgctttctttggaCACGAGCCCACGGAGGGGAAAGCagagcacccacgggtgccccgagcccggccccgctcccggtcccTGCCCCAAGCCAGCGGATGGATGAcgatggggggggtgggggggggggggcgcagcgaGGTGCGGGGGGAGCGTGGCGTGGCGCGACTTACTGCGGAGCAGGGGGCTTCTGGCTGGGGGAGAAGACGAGCGGTGGATCTGGAAGGTCATGAGAACACACGGGGATCACACGGCGAGCAACGCATGGCGATGAGGAGGAGacgagaggagaggagacagcggcacccccgcgccccccccaggagcccccagccctgcctggccctgttccctgcccgccgccgcggcTCGAGCCCCCCCGGGAGGCGCAGGAGGCGGCCGGCTCCTACCTTGCCTTCGCTTCTGGATGCGCGCGGCGCGCCGGCGGTTCATGATGCAGGCGGCCACGGTGCTGAAGATGACGGCCACGCTGAGGAAGCAGATCCCGCCGATGACCCCGGCCAGCACCGGCTGCGGGAGCAGCTCGGGGAGCTGGGTGCGGGACGGGTACACCTCCATGCCTGCGCCGGACGGGAGACGGAGCTGCGGCACCCGCTCAGCACCCCAGAGCAGCCTCCGGCACCCCGACAGCGGGCGACGGCAAAGCCTCAGGGGCCGCAGAGGGACCTGCCCCCcggggtgctggcagcggggacGCTGGGCAGGGCTGCCCTGCTACCCAAAACCGAAGGCACGCGAGAGGCGTGCGCGGGGACGAGCGCTCCCACGGTGCTTGCTTTGCAGGATGCAGCCCCCGCTCTAGTTTTGGGGCTGGAGCCCCGAGAAGGGGATTTTGTTTGGGGGCAAACGCCTCCCTCCCTTGGTTTCTGCCCCTACCTGCCGTGGAGACGTTCACCGTGTTGCTGGGGTCGCTGATGTAGCTGCCAGCGAAGGCCACCAGGCGGAACTCATAGAAggcgtcctgggggagcacaGCGCCGTCAGCCTCACCCCCTCCTTGCTGCGGAGCGCCCAGCgagaccccccaccccccttccaCCCCCTGGCCACGCACGACCTCACCTTGATGAGCCCCGGCACCAGCACCTGGCTCTCCGTGCCGGGGATGGAGcgctccagcacctcccagccGCCCTTGTCCTGCCGCAGCTCCAGGGCGTAGCCGCTCAGCGCCACCGAGAGCTGGGCCGGGGGCTCCCAGCGCAGCAGGACCCCGCGCGACGTCTCGTTGGCGGTCAGGGCCTGCGGCGGGGACAGGAAGACGTGCACGGTCATGGCCGGCGGCTCCGGAGGCACTGTGGTCACTGGGAAGCCTGGGGAGAAAGGGGACGCTGGTAGGGGTGGCCGGGGAGGGATGGAAACCGGAGCTTCCCGcgtgcttggggggggggggggttcggggggctACGAGGCACCGTGCTCTTACCCCTGGGCACGGAGGTGACGATCTGGCTGAAGGGGCCGCTGCCCAGCTTGTTCTGGGCCAGGACGCTGAACTGGTAGCTCGTGTCTGGCTGCAGGTTCTCCACCAAGAGGTGCTGAGCCCCCGCCGGCACCGAGAGCGACACCCAGTcgtggtgggcgcggggcgggtGCTTCGCCCTGCGGGGACGGGGGAGCCGTGAGCCCCCGGCCGAGGGACGCGGAAGGGGTGGGGGCcacccggggcggggggggactcACAGCGGCGTGTACCAGACGCTGAACCTCTGGAAGTAGCCCCCGTCAAAGCCCGGCTCCCAGGAGATGTTggccgccagcagcagcggcagcacgGAGACGTTGGTGACGGCGTGGGGACTGGTCCCTGGCGCCGGAGGAGGAGAGAAGCCGCATGGGACGGGGGCAGCTCGGATAACCGAAGCCCAGGAGCGTTTCCACGCCTTACCCCCGCCCCCCCTGCCGCAGTCTCCGGGGCGCAGCACCCGCGAGCGCCGCCCGCCCGACTCACCCAGCACGTGGACGGAGGTGGCGGTGCTGACGCTGGCCACCGGGTTGGTGGCCGTGCACTCCCAGCGCCCGTGCTGCTCCTTGACCAGGGGGCGGAAGACGAGGCTGCCGTTCCCGTCCACCTGGGCGCCGCCCTGCCCTGCGCTGCCCACCTGCGGGGCAGGGACACGCCGATGGTGGGGACGTCCCCGTCTCCatcccccgtccccgtccccatcccacccgcaGCGACCCCACGCCTCCGGACCCTTGCAGGACCTCGATCCCTCCCCCCAGGGCCGGTTTGGAAACAGAGGGGCAGGATTTTACCCTCGTTTCCTACAGAACCGAaggcaaaacaagcaaaactcCCCTCCCGCGGGACCCCGGGCTTCCTGCGGGGACAAGGACCCCGGGGACTACCCCCGCGATGATGTCCCGGGAGGACAAAAGCCAcgttgcccccccccaggtgggcTTTCCCCAGCGTGCTCCGTACCTTCCCCCAGGTGATGGTGGGTGGGGGGTCCCCGTGGGCCGAGCAGGGGATGACCAGCTCCCGGCCCACCTCCTGGAAGTATTCCTCCTTGGGGCGCACGGTGAAGGCGGGGGGGTCCTGGAAGAGCCACGCACGGTGCTGGGGACGGTGGCGGGGACACGGCACGCCGGAGCGGCAGCggtgtcccgtccccccccccccccatctgccCCTACCTTGAGCAGGACGCGGGTGGGCCGGGAGGCGCCGGCGGTGCCGTAGCTGTTGTAGGGGGTGCACGTGTACACCCCCAGCGCGTCGTCGTTCCCCGTGGCGATGACGATGGAGCCGTCGGGTCGCGCCGACCAGCCGGGGAGCTGGCGGGAAGGGCGCGGGGGTGAGgtcgggggggctgcggggtgcaggctggggggggggcgcgggcggccGTACCTTGCCCAGCTCCAGCGGGTGCCCGTCCCGCGTCCAGCTGACGGAGAGCAGCGGGGGGTTGGCCCTGGTGGGGCACCGGATCACGCCCCGCATCCCCTTGGGCAAATGGGTCTCCGGGAGCATGGTGGTCACCTGCGCCGGATCTGCGGGGACACGttgggtgctgggagggtgctggggaccccGCGGAGGCCGATGGGGCACCCCCGGGCTCTTACACAGCACCGTGACGAAGGCCGAGGCCGAAGGCGGCTTCCAGAGCCCGTTGCTGGCGACGCAGGTGTATTTGCCGGCGTCGTCCGGGGTGGCTcgctgcagcaggaggctccCGTCCACCAGGATGCGGACCCGGGCCTGGAGGTGGCTGCgaggggaggagagggtggGAGTGAGGGCGCAGCAGGCACCCGGGACGGGCGAAGCTCTCCGGCACGCACCGTGCCCCAACGCACCCGTACGTGGGCTGGGTGGGGATTCAGCAAGGTCCCCGCGCCTCCGTCCGCGAGAGACAGCCGCCAGGAGCCTGCGGCCACCCCGGTgccacccccagcaccacgtcccCGCCGTACCTGAGGTGGAAGACGTTGCTGCTGCCCTGGAACCAGGTGTAGGTGAGGTTCCCCGGGTACGCCTCGGCCTGGCACGCCAGAAAGGCATCTTGAGAGATGTTAACGGTGACGTTCTGCGGCGGCACCACGATGACGGGCGGCCCTGCAGCGTGGGGGCGCAGGGGACAGTGAGGGCCTGGGGACAAAGCCACAAAACCCCGTGACGCCGCCAGGGCTCGGCGAGCCGCCCCGCTCCTACCCTGCACGAGCACGCGGGTGGTGTGGGTGATGGTGCCCTCCTTGCTGGAAGCGTGGCACGTGTAGGTGCCCGCGCTGGCGCGCTCCACCACGGCGATGCTCAGCGTCCCGTTCCTCACCTGCAACGTCACCGGTGGCCACCGAGGCTCTGGGGACCGTGGCGCCGTGGCCAGGGCTCGCTCTCCAGCCGCGTGGAGCCGCGTCGCTGTGCCCCCCGGAGActcgccccccacccccagtccCACGGGGGGACACCGGCGCCTCGCCGTGCTCACCTGCACCGCGTCCCCGCTCTGCACGGCCAGGTCGCTCCGCTTCCAGATGACGACGGGCTGGGGGTTGCCGACGGCCGTGCAGGTGAGGCTCAGCGCCTCCCGGTCCCGCACCTCCACGAAGGCTGGGGGGGTCTCCAGGAAGGTAGGGGGTGCTGCGAAGGCAAACGCAGACCCTCGGTCCTGGGAACGAGCGgatccagccccagccccgcgagCTGCAGTGACGGAGGGATCtggagcagggaggtgctgctcctcctgcactgGGGGACGACGAAATCCTCCCCCCATCCTCATTTCGCAAAGCCAAGCGGAGCGGGTGCGGGTACGGGGCGCACCACGACcgctcccccaccccaaatccagcGCTCAGACCGGGCTCGGCACCCCgagagcagcacagggcagagcaggcGGCAGCCTGGGCTCGCGCCGGCCccagcgcccgcagcccccgtcGGTACCGTTGACGGTGAGGTGGATCCAGGTGCCGTTCTGGAAGTCGGCGTCGGCGCTGGGCCGGTCGAGAAAGAGCACGCGGCACTCGTACCAGCCTTGGTCCTCGGCGCGCAGCAGGTCGATGCGCAGCGAGGCGCCTTCCTCGATCCGCACGCGACCTGCCGAGCCAGAAACGTTTGCCGCGGGCGGCTCGGcgacgtccccgtccccagggccaccaccTCCGCAGAGCACCCGCCCACGCAGGGACCTCCCTGTGCCCCGAGCACGGTTCCCTGTTCCCCCAGAGCCCTCGAGCTGCCACCAAAACCCCTCCCCGGTGCTTTTCGGCACCCGCAGCCTCGGCTCGGATCTCCCCCGGAGCCCCCGCCTCGGGAACCCTGCTAAGCCCCGGCCACGCCGGGCACCCCCGCACCTTCCTGCTCCCGGCGGTGCTGAGGGGTCTGGATGAGCCCCTTGCCTGCtctgggggcaccgggggggctgcCCGATGGCGGGGTGCTCGCCCCGAGGCGGCCCCtctgatgaggaggaggaggaggaggaggaggaggataaGGACCTCAAGCAAGAGCGAGCGCAGCCCCCTAATCCCCCGGGCTATTATCAGAGCCATAATCGGCTCAGGCATGCAGCGGGCAATAGGCtcagcaccactggggtgcactcAGCACCGCGGCACCCCCGGACCCCGCCGCACCCCTGGCTCAGCCCTGTGCGTGCCGTCACCCGAGGCGGCCCCTTGGGACCGTGCTGCGGGGCAGGGCCACGGTGGTGACGAGCACCCAGAggtgcccaggagcagcaggggatTTCCACAAAGAGGGTTTTCCTGGAAAACCCTCATCAGCTTCAGCCGGAGCTCGGTGTCCCCAGAGGTCCCCACTGTCCCCGAAGGTCCCCACGTGGGTGCTGCACCCGGCCAGACGAGcccagcgaggaggaggaggaggaggaagaggaggaggaggagcggcagGACCCGGCAGGCTGGTCGGGCAGGGCGGTTTGGGGACGGGATCTGTGCAGAGACGCGTTGCGCGGACGCAGCACACCGACACGTGCTCCCCGAGTTtcttccagccccccccccccaaatctgcTTCTCCCCGCGGCTGGGGGCCGATGGACGCAGCCGGGTGCCTTCGGCCTCATCCAGCGCCCGCAGCACCAAGCGGCAGAGCGAGCAAACCTCGAGTACGAGCTGGGACGCGGGAGCAGCGAGAGGGACGGGAGCCCTGGGCCCAGCAGGCTGCCGAACAAAGGTCCCTTTGGCAGGGCTCCGAGAGCCCTGGGGAcgcccccagcctccccctaATCCCCCCCGCGCCGGCCCCaacccctcctcctcctcgcccagCGCCCGGCCGATAACAAAAcccaaggaaaacaacaaaaccgCCGCTGCCCTCCCGCCCGGCATCCCCCAGCGCCTGGCAACCGCCATTCAAAGGGACACAAAGGGGACGGCGGTGGCTGGGGACCACCAGCACCGGTTTACGGCAGCGGGGACGGCGGGGGGAGAAACGGCCCCGTCGCCCCCAAGGGACACGAGCGGCTTTCACGGGCACAGCCCAGCCTCGTCCCCGAGGTGCCCCAAAGCGCCTGGGTGACACAGGTGGTGGCGCAGGGGCTTGCTGGGTGACACCTGAGCCGCTTCACCTGCTCCGAGCTCTCGGCTGCGAGGCTGAGCCTGGAGGCCCCTCGCCTGACCCTGGGTCCCCCCCAGGGAGGATCGAGGGCCAGCTGCCAGGGTGACAACCAGCAGCCCCCCTCCGTGGGGTCCCTGTCGCCCCCATCCGCACCACCAAGCCTGGGCGCAGCGCCCTGGGGTGCCGGTGGCGCCGTTGGGGGCGACGCCGAGGGctggcggggcgcggggagcgcgcAGCAGGATGCGGCCGAGCCCTTTGTGCTGCGAGCCCGCGGGGAAACCTGAGCTCCCGCAGGTAACGGGAGCCGGGGGGCCTCCGGGAGGCAGGTGCCGAGGCTTTGGTGTCACCGCGGGGTTTGGCGGCACCGCCGGTCCCACGAAGCCAGCGCGGAGCCACCAGCGAAGGCGCTGGCAGCGGGGAGCGGCCACGGCTCGCCCCAAAATTGCTCCGGCCCCGTGCCGGCGGCTCCTTCCTCACCCCTACCTGTGTCAAGGCTCCACctgcagcacattttttttttttggcagtttcGGCCGCGGAGCCAGATCCCGTCGGACGTGGGACGATCCCGCTCCGCGGTCCTGCCCTCCCGTCGATCCCAGAGGCTTCGGGGCCGGgcccagccccaaaccccgACCTCCCCCCTTGGCCCCAGGCACCCCTTGAAGGCGAGGAGCGGCCTCCCACGCCGCGGCCCCGCTTCGCTCCAAATCCCGGCGCCGCTGAGCGGCTTCACCCAAATCCCTTCCCCGAGCGCGGCTCACCCGGGGCGCCCGCCGCCACCCCCCGGGGCCCTCGGCGGGGACGGTGACCCGCGGGGGACGGAGGCCAGCCCCGCGCCTTGCCGCCGCCGCGCTTAATGCGCTCCGACAGCCGCGGCCTCGCGCTGGGGCCCGGCcgaggggcgcggggcggcaAATCCGTCCCGAGCAGGGTGCCCGGTCCATACGGTGCTTGGTCCGTCCGGTACCCGGTGTGCCCGGTGCCGCTTACCGAGGTACTCGGGGTCGACGCGCGGCGAGTAGAGGCCGAACTTGATGAAGATGGGGAGGACGAAGCCGACGCGCACCCACTCGATGACGTAGAGCGGCGGCCGGCTCTGGCGGGCGCCCAGCAGGTCGCAGCCCAGCACGGCGCTGTCCCCGACGCGGCCCACCACGGCCCCGCTCGGCCCGCTGCCTGCGCGGGGCACCGGGGACACCGGTGGCACCGGGAGCACCGGTAACACTGGTGGCACCGGGAGCACCGGTGGCACCGCGCCCCGCTCCTCCCGTCCCAttccgtcccgtcccgtcccgccccgtccatcccgtcccatcccaccCTGTCCGGTCCtgcccgtcccgtcccatcccggtcccgtcccgtcccatcccggtctctcccggtcccggtcccggtcccgtcTCCCCTTACCCTCGGCCCCGGTGCCGGCGAGCAGGCTGAGGAAGGCCGCGCGTAGCCACCACCGCATAGCCCAGCTCCCCCGGCCCGCGGCTCCCGGTGGCGGCGGGGACAGGCGGGCGGGAGGGTCACCGGGCACCGGCGACCGGTTACCGGCTACCACCGGGGGTCCCCCGGGGGGTCAGGGCCGCAGCTCGGGAGGGCTCGGCCGGGCTGCCCGCGGCGCTCTGGCCCCGgccggggggcgctgggggctccTCATGCCCGCCCCGGACCCCgcggctccgctccgcgccccgcgccgccgccaccgggcGGCCGCCGCCAAAGCCACGGCGGTGGGAGGGGCGCGGGCGGGCCCCGCCCCTCCGCGCTGCTGATTGGCTGTTCCCTTGGCAACGGGCGTTCCCGCCGGCGGCCAAtagcggggcggggagggggagccgcgggggatgctgggagatgtagttctGGGGGAGTGGGGATGGGAGGGGGCATGGAGGAGACACGGGTGTGGGACAAGGGTGTGGGACACTGGTGGGTGACATGGGTGTGTGACACTGGTGTGGGACACGGGTGTGACACTGGTGTGGGATACTGGTGGGTGACATGGGTGTGTGACACTGGTGTGGGACACGGGTGTGACACTGGTGTGGGATACTGGTGGGTGACATGGGTGTGTGACACTGGTGTGGGACACGGGTGTGACACTGGTGTGGGACACTGGTGTGGGACACTGGTGTGGGACTGGTGGGTGACATGGGTGTGTGACACTGGTGTGGGACACTGGTGTGGGACTGGTGGGTGACACCAGTGTGGGACACTGGACACTAGTGCGTGACACTGGCGGGTCTGTGACACTGGTGTGACACAGGGTGGGACACTAGTGCAGGACACAGCTGTGTGACACTGGTATGTGACACAGGTAacgtgccgtgccgtgccgtgccacaCACCGCGCACAGCCCCGTGACGGGGAGCCCACACACGTGCCACCCCATGGCACACCCGTGACCGCCACCaacccccggccgccccccgtgACCGTCCCCACCTCGGggctctccccctgccccctcgCACCCCGGCCGTCACCCCTCTAATCCCATCCTcatcccgtccccgtcccctaCGGCCACCGGagccgtgtccccagcccgCGGAGCTGAGCCGGAGCTGGGCCGCCCGCCAGCCTGGGGGCTCTGGTGCCAGGGGCACCGGTGCGGGGACAACccccgtgtcccagccccacggggctgCCCGGCCAAGCATGGCCGTGCCGGGTCCCGCTCGGTGTCACGGCATCCCCTGGTCAGGGATGTTGGTGCTGAGCCCCCGTCCCGACCCCCTCCCCGGGACAGGGGTCCTCCCGTCCCCCCCTTTTGGCCCGGCCTGGCGCGGCCCCCGGCGCACGGGAGACTATTAAGGCCAGAGCTAAAGTAAGAGGAGTTAAAGTAAATAATTCTGCGGGTAAGCTGCTTTCCTGCATCTCACAGCCCCATGGGAGTCCTGTGGCTCCCTGGGCTTAGGCGCCGCGGCTGGACCGCgccgccccgtccccgtcccctttcgtgtccccaaatcctccaCGCGGGGCCTCCCCCCCGGCAGCCGCTCGTGTCCTGGGATGGGGCCAGGCAGATGAGCGACCCCAGATGTCCCTTGTCCCCGTGTGGTGCCGCAGCGCCCTGGGGCCATGGTGTCACCCATGGGGGACAGACATGGACGGTCCCCGAGACCCCAACCAGGGGTGCTGGGTGGCACCGAGAGCAGCTCCGCACCACTTTGGGGTGCCCGCATCCCCACGGCCACCCTCCTCCCATCCCTGCCGGCTCCCATCCCAACCACCCCAAGCCACCACCCTCGCGTGTCATTTCTGAGGGACGATGACGGCGTTTTGGGGTTTCAGGGGGATGGCTGGGGACgctggggctgcctggtggAGGTGACAGCCCTCCACAGCCCTCCCAGCCCGCGGCGCGGGGGCCGCGCTGGCACCCGGTGCGTGCCGGGCGTTCCCGGCCATGTGCCCCGCGCGCAGGAATGGGGACGGTGACGCTTCTTGCACTTAGGATTTAAATGCCACCAAGGTTAGGAGCAGCTGAGAAGAGATTTTCAGGATTGGGCTTTTGGACGGAGATGCCTAAATTCCAGCTAAGCTTCCGTTTAAGCGTCCACGTCCCGGGCCGGCCCTGGGGCGCTGACGTGGCTGCCGCCCTCCGCGCAGCATCGCCGCTTTGGCGAGCGACCAGCTCCGGGGCTCGCGGGCTGAGACCCAGGATGGGGCCCCCCGCACCTCAGGGTGCAGGCGCAGGCATCCCCTATTCAGGGGTGCCCTGAGGAGGCTGTTGGGTACCGAGCGGTGAGGTCTGGGGATGGAGGTTTGGTGCCGTGGCCACGTTAGGGGGTGGCACCAGGTCACTGCAGAGCGGCGGTACCTGGATAGCTGGTGAAGGGGGgtccctggctgcagcaggggttCTGTTCAAACAACGGGGTGGAAAGGAGCCACGGGAAAGTCCTTTAATGGGGGACGGGACGGACGGCGGCACCGCAGGGCTGGGCAAGGCTCCCCCAGCGCATCAGAGCAAGCATCTCCTTCGACCTCCGTCCGGCACACGCTGCTCGGGGAGAAACTCCTGCTCACGCCTCCTCGGTATCCTTTCCAGCGCTGTGGCGAGGCAGATCCGTGTTTAATTTGGGCTTTCAGACCCCACAGCTGTGCCTGCCGTGACCCCATCGGCgcagggagcccccccggggggggctgcacctACCTGAAGCGCTGGTGGAATTGGATCACAGCTTGC
Proteins encoded in this region:
- the LOC125181234 gene encoding protein turtle homolog A isoform X2 → MRWWLRAAFLSLLAGTGAEGRVRIEEGASLRIDLLRAEDQGWYECRVLFLDRPSADADFQNGTWIHLTVNAPPTFLETPPAFVEVRDREALSLTCTAVGNPQPVVIWKRSDLAVQSGDAVQVRNGTLSIAVVERASAGTYTCHASSKEGTITHTTRVLVQGPPVIVVPPQNVTVNISQDAFLACQAEAYPGNLTYTWFQGSSNVFHLSHLQARVRILVDGSLLLQRATPDDAGKYTCVASNGLWKPPSASAFVTVLYPAQVTTMLPETHLPKGMRGVIRCPTRANPPLLSVSWTRDGHPLELGKLPGWSARPDGSIVIATGNDDALGVYTCTPYNSYGTAGASRPTRVLLKDPPAFTVRPKEEYFQEVGRELVIPCSAHGDPPPTITWGKVGSAGQGGAQVDGNGSLVFRPLVKEQHGRWECTATNPVASVSTATSVHVLGTSPHAVTNVSVLPLLLAANISWEPGFDGGYFQRFSVWYTPLAKHPPRAHHDWVSLSVPAGAQHLLVENLQPDTSYQFSVLAQNKLGSGPFSQIVTSVPRGFPVTTVPPEPPAMTVHVFLSPPQALTANETSRGVLLRWEPPAQLSVALSGYALELRQDKGGWEVLERSIPGTESQVLVPGLIKDAFYEFRLVAFAGSYISDPSNTVNVSTAGMEVYPSRTQLPELLPQPVLAGVIGGICFLSVAVIFSTVAACIMNRRRAARIQKRRQDPPLVFSPSQKPPAPHPSHGAGSPAGAAKLKLQPSPCPSLRRALLWGEKAGTSLGLSIAGAGSGYAVYESHVGEHVPLERIRRGPDGRFVVETAETESGFAPPPRDPPTHRGPQPEEEKEPVWHQGVALRPRPPGDPPAPAGRRRGRYFGYGSSSPVAEAAALCIVDVSPVASAATLPYSPGPPSARWDSLPLQGPPPDSPPAATAGPQPSAAPPAQSGILQYLSLPFFKEMCVDGDWPPPEEPPQPPAPPQHAGGGPDCTDPCAKAAAPPAATLLQPPKLPLGPAKASLPGPPAWPAPPEPPHRGPPCSRTEAGDVAPPEKLPRGSLTSQSSGRGSASFLRPPSLAPSLGGPGPGTPPGDGGSWQEGKMSTEPAPSSAGKRRDTSVDESYEWDAEVALASDLLAALQLYRAGAPPRPLSTIALRDLERRQQHPPAVGMANRGPSYGLSREVQQKIDRQYDPELEQVLVRWMVGQCGGDVPQPAPGRDGFQQWLKDGTVLCRLINSLYPRGQGPVAKIQASTMAFKQMEQISQFLQAAERYGIAATDIFQTVDLWEGKNMACVQRTLMNLGSLAVAKGDGLFVGDPNWFPKKSQENRRVFSEDKLKEGQNVIGLQMGTNRGASQAGMTGYGMPRQIL